From Sardina pilchardus chromosome 9, fSarPil1.1, whole genome shotgun sequence, a single genomic window includes:
- the tmem51b gene encoding transmembrane protein 51b — protein sequence MCPGVCGAGGTHGNPSARSSSGSRYALCALGVGLVALGVVMIIWTVVPLDAAANQNATFLKPRPTDQPGEEEEEESKSKTSSVAFVLVGAGAAILLLAICLGVREKKRSRHRASQPTSAGAQPQFRDQGDQESAEPPPDYGVPSYEDAVGSGQYPIRQSNLRNSTTHLPSYEDLIAAVNNEPDAPGPSAGTTHPPPDTDPPPAADDHAPTDPAPSPAPSPAPAVPPQRSASRASRLLRPLRVRRFRSEKLHLKEVRLNINPPAPGTVVLEPLTPPPQYDGDKAPPF from the exons atgtgtccaggtgtgtgtggggcgggcgGTACCCATGGTAACCCCTCTGCCCGCAGCAGTTCCGGGTCGCGCTACGCGCTGTGTGCTCTGGGCGTCGGCCTGGTGGCGCTGGGCGTGGTCATGATCATCTGGACCGTGGTGCCTCTGGACGCCGCGGCCAATCAGAACGCCACCTTCCTGAAGCCCCGCCCCACGGACCAGcccggcgaggaggaggaggaggagtccaAGAGCAAGACGTCGTCGGTGGCGTTCGTGCTGGTGGGCGCCGGGGCGGCCATCTTGCTGCTGGCCATCTGTCTGGGCGTGCGCGAGAAGAAGAGGAGCCGCCACAGGGCCTCCCAGCCCACCAGCGCAGGGGCTCAGCCACAGTTCAGGGACCAGGGGGACCAGga gtcagcTGAGCCGCCCCCTGATTACGGCGTGCCTAGTTACGAGGACGCGGTGGGCAGCGGTCAGTACCCGATCCGCCAGAGCAACCTGCGCAACAGCACGACGCACCTGCCCTCCTACGAAGACCTCATCGCCGCCGTCAACAACGAGCCGGACGCACCTGGACCCAGCGCCGGAACCACCCACCCGCCCCCGGACACGGACCCCCCGCCCGCCGCAGACGACCACGCCCCCACTGACCCCGCCCCTAGCCCCGCCCCTAGCCCCGCCCCCGCGGTGCCCCCCCAGCGCAGTGCCAGTCGTGCCAGTCGTCTGTTGCGGCCGCTGCGTGTGCGACGCTTCCGCTCGGAGAAGCTGCACCTGAAGGAGGTGCGTCTCAACATCAACCCCCCCGCACCCGGCACCGTGGTCCTCGAGCCGCTCACGCCCCCCCCACAGTACGACGGAGACAAGGCACCCcccttctga